A genomic segment from Luteolibacter ambystomatis encodes:
- a CDS encoding pirin family protein → MKTLKHIRRKTETHWVGDGFPVSSIFSYHDSGAEISPFLLMDYAAPHEFQPGPRKRGVGAHPHKGFETVTLAYQGEVSHRDSSGGGGTIGPGDVQWMTAGNGVLHDEFHSEEFTRTGGTFEMIQLWVNLPSKDKSAPAGYQTLLRDQIPNVALPDDAGTLRVIAGSFDGHQGAARTFTPIELWDLRLAAGKNIDLPLPDGYTSMVLVLEGEAAIMGQMLGGGDLAVLSREGSGTRIDTREATRALVLAGQPIDEPIAGYGPFVMNTREEILAAFEQFSNGGMGTLD, encoded by the coding sequence ATGAAAACGCTCAAGCACATCCGACGCAAAACCGAAACCCACTGGGTGGGTGACGGGTTCCCGGTCAGCTCCATCTTTTCCTATCATGACTCCGGCGCGGAGATCAGCCCGTTCCTGCTCATGGACTACGCGGCTCCCCATGAGTTCCAGCCCGGTCCGCGGAAGCGCGGCGTGGGCGCGCATCCCCACAAGGGATTCGAGACAGTGACGCTCGCCTACCAGGGCGAGGTTTCGCACCGGGACTCCAGCGGAGGCGGCGGCACCATCGGCCCCGGTGACGTGCAGTGGATGACGGCGGGCAACGGCGTCCTTCACGATGAGTTCCACTCGGAGGAGTTCACCCGCACCGGCGGCACCTTCGAGATGATCCAGCTCTGGGTGAACCTTCCCTCCAAGGACAAGAGCGCGCCCGCGGGCTACCAGACGCTGTTGCGCGACCAGATCCCGAACGTGGCACTGCCCGATGACGCGGGCACCCTGCGCGTGATCGCCGGTTCTTTCGATGGCCATCAGGGTGCGGCGAGGACCTTCACGCCGATCGAGCTGTGGGATCTCCGTCTCGCCGCGGGCAAGAACATCGACCTGCCGCTGCCGGACGGATACACCAGCATGGTTCTGGTGCTGGAGGGCGAAGCCGCCATCATGGGACAGATGCTCGGCGGAGGCGATCTGGCCGTCCTGTCCCGCGAGGGTTCCGGCACGCGGATCGATACCCGTGAAGCTACGAGAGCTCTCGTACTTGCCGGGCAGCCGATCGACGAACCCATCGCAGGCTACGGCCCCTTCGTCATGAACACCCGGGAGGAGATCCTCGCCGCGTTCGAACAGTTCAGCAACGGGGGCATGGGCACGCTCGATTGA